In Amia ocellicauda isolate fAmiCal2 chromosome 3, fAmiCal2.hap1, whole genome shotgun sequence, the DNA window TCCACTCACCCGCCTCCCCGGACCGCACTTCGGCCACTTACCACCCACCTCCCCCCCGACCACAAAAATGTCTGTGCACAGCACTGCTCATGTTCAATTAGAGAATTATAAAGGTACTTAATTTTTCAGATATactccaaaaataaaaataggaaaaacaaaacaaaaaatttcACAGGAATAATTGTGATGACCAACACATGGATCTATAGAGTAATTAGCTGCACAATAACAATACCGGATAGATTTTTTACAATAGCATTTTTTTAaggcaaaatataatacaaaccaTAGTAGATCTTCACGCAGCTAAGAAGAATGTCAACATGGAGGTCTTACACACAATGGCATCTGCACTTCGGTTGCAATGTTTTAAAGGGTCTAGTGTACATTTACTTGTGCAATCCATGCAAGCAAATGGTCAAACCTATCCTGAAGGTGTGGCTTGTTAGGAAAGTCCAATGTCTATAACACAGAGTGGAGTGAAACAACATCCTCTGATTTCCATAATCAATTCATCTGCTCTAGATTAGAGCAACGGAATGTCACTACAAAACCTTGTCACAATATTTTATATCCCACTTTTACAGGCGCACAACAGATTTTGGGTGAGGCTCTGTAACTTGCAGGGTGAAGTTCCTTTAACACGAGCACAAAAACCTGGGGTAGACTTTCTGTTCATGAAATCTGGTAGAAAGTACTCACCTCAGAAGGTGTGGTCAGTCAACACTGACCCAGATAGAGCGGGACACACTGTATACTTCTCTCAGTGACTGTAAATCTAACAGTCCTTGAATCTAGTGTAAGAGTCTCCATTCTGCAGGACACCGTGACCAAACATAGGGAGGATCTATCTGGGTACAGGATGCTAGTGTGGAAGGGGCTTAAGATTCATCAGACTGATTTAATGCATCTGAACATTTCGTTTTACAAATCATCAATAATACTTTTCTTTGTTTGGGTTCAATACACAAGTCTGCATCTTTGTCTAAATAGTATGAATGCAGTATGTTTCAACACAGTTTCACAGTCCTGTCATCCTGCAACATACTCATACTAAAAGCTTtatgcttttatttgtattactatttATGGGGGAAAGCACTTCCAGGCCTTCAAGGCTGAGCTCCTGCAGGGTTTATAAGTGCCTCTCAATCATCCACTGCTTGACACCTGTAAATAACAGGCAATTTTGACTTGCTGACTTACACCATCAAGGAATCCAATTCCCTTCCCCTACTGTTGTGTATTTAAgtttttatatttgaaataaattacaatatggGGAAAATTTATACCAAATTCATTGGCTCAACAACAATTGTAGAATCAAAAAGGCACAACGCATTGACCCTCTTTCAGTAgaattaaactaaaacatattAACTTAAGATACATTAAGGGTAATTAAATGGGGAAGTGATGAACTTCTGATGTCACTATTTCTGGAATGATCTACACAATTAATAAAGTATACACAATGTGATCAATACATGTATATCTGCATTACTGATTAGCCTGATTAGCTGTATTTCAATACTACCTATGGCAAGTACAATAATGAGGGAACATGCAGAAATGACAAGAGctttatatattacaaaacatgtaaatatggTTCTGCCCCAAAACATATTGCAAAATATAGTACTGTATTCAAAATACGTCTGAATTATTGTTGAAACaaagtatattttatatacatgtaatatcactgaaaatatatataggtttacattttttaaatgtattttcagtattaaaacattttgaattgGAAGAATTGGTGTGTATTTAGCAGTGTATTTAATAACCATTTACAgatttaataatacaattattggtATCATACATGTATGAGGTAGCTGCATTGGAACTATACAGCTAGCCTCCCCTTATGTGCTATTAACACTGTGGCACTTGAGTAAAGCATTTCAGTAAATGGCTTTATTTGTGTGCATTAACATGTTCCACACTTACCtgattgtgtgtgggtgtgtgggggcTATCAATGGGGAGGGGGGTAAGTCTCCACACAGGCCTTGTTGTTGATTATCTGTCTGCAAGGCTGAGTAGCCTGAGGCCATAATGGCTTAAAATACATATAGAAGTAATACTTTAgaactataaaatatacatatatttatacagtgTTTGTTTCTATGAAATACACAATATTGCTTATAATTTGTACTtggagaaatacatttttaaagtgtaataCATATTGTATCATAGTGTAAACGTGCAaattttacatttgaaaatatatttgattttcataagagcagaccaaatgaaaagaagcATACTTCTCACATTTTGTGGGTCACATCATTTTAATATGAGTTTGGTGTTTTTTATACAGGGCCTATATTTATACTTTGTGGTATATGTTCATACTGCAGAATGACAGCATTTGAAGTATAGTGGAAATTAATAGAAAAGCATGGACCGTACAGATGTATAAAGCAGGCATCAGCTTGTAACTTGTAATCCTTCACATAATTCAAGCTTCAAGAGGCAAAATGGTAAATGTTTAAGCAAaataaaagtaacattttaGCAGATCTTTGGAATGGCACTGTTAATCTTTCAGTAGTTGTGGAGGTAATACATCAACAAAGTTTAAGCCACTTGTCTCCACTTCATTCCAGAAAatgtaacttaaaaaaataataataattaaaaatgtcacaGCTTTCAGACACaacaaatgataaaaaaaacaaaacaacaggtgcctgtcagtgctGCAACAATACACAGCTATTGGATGTCGTGTCTTTTAAAAGATTATATGTATTCAACTATTAAAgcaaaagcttttatttttattgaagtcCACAGAGACGTTTTGAATCATCCCATAAGTTCAGCAAGCACGTCCACCCGCTCAGGGAAATCATTGTGCTCAAACTCAGGCCAGTCCACTGAAAGGACAGTTAAAGGCTCTCTCCATGAGAATCATTTCTTCATATGTCCGTTTATCACACgcattatatacatacacacacacacatataaatatatgatttaatcttcccaccTTCTATGTGGTCGTCAAAattagtgtgtgtgagagattcacagaaaaagaaattgcagttttagGTAAAAAAGAAAGATATATCTTCTTTCACTTTAATACCAGCACTAAAATTTCTCTTCTCTAATATAATGTCCCTAAAAGCAAGATATACTTCAGAAATATTGCACACACCATTAAAACTCATGGACACTCAGAAATTGgacatcaaatattacaaaaggATCCAGCCTTATAGAAAATGCAAGTATTTCTAAACTTTGctcaatacatatatatttccatATAGAGTACACATTTGTCAGTATTCCTGTGAAGTATAAGGTAGGAATATGCTCAAAAAAAGCAGAACTGAAATATCTACAAGTGTCCTCCACTCCTTGCCGCCAGATGAAATGGCTCTTACTCCACACATTCCCTCACTTCTTGAACGGGGCCAGACGGGAGAAGCTGTGCCAGAACGGGGACGGCTTCCTCTTGGGCTCGGCCAGGGAGAAGACCTGCTGCTGGGGGACACTGGTGGGCACCGTCACGTGGCGCTGATGCATTGGGTGCAGGGCCTGGTGTGGTGGGGGCACAGGGCATCCACTGTAGCTCAAACCTGCAACATTAGAAAGACTAACTTGTATCTGCATGTCTGTGAGAACACATAAAAGAAACCAACAcagatacatatataaggaacaAATTGTAATTTTCTTCTTGATGACTGTGCAGATGAAGGGCACAGAATGTTTTCTCAAAgttatttcctttatattttGTGCTGATAAGATCACATCCTATCTTTCTTTTAAAGCTGTCAGCAGTTGGATATTAAAATAACTAGAAAACACTCTTACTCTTCAACTTTCCTTGTCTTGATTTTTTTGCATTTAGCATTGCTTGTTTCTTCTGGTTTTCACTGATTTCCATtcctacaaaaaagaaaaaaagaaaaatacattgcagGTTAATGTTAGAGTAAAGGAAAATTAAACAGTTGAACCTTCAGCCTTGCACTTTGCTACAATGTTAGGCATCACATAGGATACGATTAGCATATGTTTGTCATGTTTTTGTATAAAATCATGGATGATCATCAAATATTatagatttataaatataatatctcACTGACCCATCTCCTCGTCTTCCTGCACCCTTTTCCTCTCGTTTGCAAAGGCTAGCAGCCATCTCTGCTTGTCTTCCAGCTTCTTCGCAGAGAACATATAAACTTCATCAGAGGGTTTGTCTCGGAGCTTGAACGCATTTTTCACGGTGATGTTAAAGTCCCTGTCCTTGCCGTCTTCCGTGTCAATCAGCTCTGTGTGGTCCATGTCTATGCGGCCTTTGTAGTACAGCATGTCTCTCCGCAGAAGATCCTTCTTACAGAATATGAGCTGGTGGTCGAACAAGAAGAAGGCCCTCTGCCGAGTCTTGCCTTGCCGGGTGATTTTCGTCAGCTCTCCGGAATGGATGAGCTCGGAGCTCCGACACAAAACATCCTCCCCCTTTAACAAATAAGACAGAATCACTGTTTAggggattgtatttatttacccaCCCACCATTCTCTTGCTGCTCAATGCGCTGGAATCAGACACCGGAGACAGCGGTGACTCACCTCCCAGGTCAAAATGCAGACCTGCCAGTGCGCAATCTTGTCAATGCTCTCcagcctcctcttcctctcattGATAAGGCAAGCGACGTTCTTCATTGCTTCATACGCAGCGGTTATATTCTGATAGTCACTAGGGAATAAATtgtgtaaaatatattcaatatatGTAGTTGCATTCACaccattcaataaaaaaattTGAATTCACCTATATTTATCTTGTTGCTTGCAGAGCTTTATAAACAGTAATTTAATCGAATGAAAACTGTAATAAATTCTAGTTGATTAAACTGAATTTCAGATGGGGGGGGGAAAGCCTTTGACTGTCATTATCTCTATAAATCCACACATAAAAATGGATTGCATGATGCCTGTTCTTTAATATGTGCAATCAAATTCGGTATTCTGTGTCTGCTGTTTGCTGCTTTGCTCGGGAGGACTACACAGGTCTCCATCTCACCTGTGCTCCACCGTGGTGTACTTCAGCAGCTCTGCCAGCTGGAGGGGGTACTTGCATATCTTCTGCACCGGGGTGAGCAGGAAGCCGTCGATGGCAATGTCAATCATCTGCTGCAACAGACGGCAAGCCTCGAAGAAGTGCCGGTATTTGCTGTGCTTCATCAGGTGGGAGAGCTCCGTGCAGGCACTGGGGTGATTGTTACAGTACTCCGAATAGATTGAGAAGCCTTCTTGCTGTGAGGAAGAATAATTCAATCAGCGTTTCACATTCAAgaccttcaaaactatcctgaGACCAACTCAAAAGGAAACTACATTTTCTTATTTGAAAACGGAtagttggtttaatttgttgaGGAAAGTCAGTCCTCGAATGTTTCAAAGGCACAGCATGTCTGTGAGAAACGAAACCCCTGTGTGTTCCCTCTAGCCCATCTGCAAGATCTTTCCACTCTTTGTTTTGTAGTAATATTACGCTATTTCCGACTAAGCATCAGTGAGAAGTTAATTCATCTTTGTGGTGACATTTTGGTTGACTGTGCTGAAATGAACTGTGTGACTTACTTCTCTACATGTTCTGTAACTCAATTCTCGGGctgactgtttatttattttcccttacGAACCTATCGGGCCCCTCTGAACTCACGTGCAGAAGGAAGCAGGAGCCGATTTCACTCCGATGAGGCTCCTCCTTGTTGTACTGCTTCTCCAAGTCCTTTAAGAACTTCCTTTGGAATCTGTAGATATCTTCAATATTGCCAAATATTGTCCTCAGCTGAATATCATTAAACATGCCTGTGTGCTTCCGACACTGCCTGATATAGCCCTGAATAAACAATAGAACAATTAACTTTACAAACTGAATGAATGGAAATGTTTTgctaaaataaatgaacataaaaaaaattacTCTAACGTTTTACAAATTACGTTTAATAAATGTGGAGGCCACTGTAAAAGGTGATAAACATACTCTGGGCATGTAtcgtattatgtttttattgaacTGTCTACATTCCTGTGGACACAGACCTCACAGATGTCCTTCAGGTGCTTGATGTAGACCCGCTCTGTGTTCATGATCTCCTTGATGACGTTGGTCCTCATCTGGTCTTTGTGTTCCGAGCTCTTGTGCCGCGGCTCTTTGCAGGAGGGGTCCGTGTCATCCAGTGTGCTCTCTGCGCTCTCGGCCACGCAGTCCTCCTGGTTCACCCGCAGCTTTGAGAGCAACACACAGTCGCATTAGGGCACCGATTCCACCCTCAGCATTACACAATCAAGTGTATGTTTTCTGTATTGTCATGTCTTACTTCAGAATACACTTACATTCAGAACTGCATAAactacacaacaaaatataagtaTGTCTGCTGTACAAAATTTTGGATCTTAATTGGCTAAGAACAATGGATTACTTCAGTGTGATTAAATTGCACTTTGAAAGTTTTCCCTTAATTTAAGAAACAAGGAATGATGCTTTACATTTTCTATTAAGTTTCATAAGCCAACTTGTGGACATTTAACACACAGCATAAATGTATGTTATCCTGGCACATGGCAGagaaactatcctttcattatTACCCTTATTTTTGCCAGAAGATGGGTGGAATGCAACTTTAAAGACTGCACTGCATAAACACAACAGACCACAATAATTCATTTATACCCATAATACAGAAGGGACTCAGAGTATGAACCTTTGTCACTTACCCTGACAAAGCTTGAAGGGAACCACGCTTGTTTGTCCTCAATCCTGCCCCACCACCACTCTTTGTTATTTGCATCAAGGACATGAATGACATCTCCTGCTTTGAAAGCCAGCTCCTGCTCGCCCATGGAAACATGATCCCACAGTGCCTCTGCATAGACAACAGTGCCATCCGCGATGAGCTGGGACAGAGCGCACAGAGGAGACACAAATCATTAGCAATTGTTGAAAGCATGCCTagtcaaaaaaatatatgatatCAGAGTAAACAATGGAATTAAATCCTGAAAAGTCCCTCTCGGGAATAAAATGGCTGAATGGCAGTTACTTCGTTAACAGCGAGCTGCTCTCCCCCAGGCTGCAGGTATCGAGGACTCCCCTCGGCCATCTCGTCGAAGCTGTAGTCCTCTTCGCTGCCATTGTCGTCCACAAGGGCTCCAGTATTGACAGCTCCATCTGCAGAGGATAAACAAACGAGCACAGACATTAAATCTCATGTTCAATCTTTCAACTGGCTCCTGTAAATAGTCTGGCGACCACGGACcattttcatacatttaaataaggtCAACTAAAGCATCTGACTTGTATCTAATGTTCATGTCCAAAGAACTTAAGTGCCCAAATTAGAAAATGACATAAGAAAGGCCTCAGTCAGTCACAGCAGAGTGAGATGTATTGCTGGTCTAAACCATGGTATCCAGTGACAATTCAGCACTGGCCAGCAAGCTGTGGAGGCCAGCAGGGTGCTTTATGTTTAAGAAGGGTTATTCAATTTTTTGCCATTTGCGTAATGCAGAGCATCAATGCACCTGCAGTCTCCGAGGAAGACAAGATGCCAGCAGGTTCCTGGCACTGGCTCCGAGTCAGGGAGTTCCAAGAACTGTTTTTTTCAATAATATGTACCATGTGACTGGCCCTGACCAGTACATTTTCAACCAGGAGAGGCATTTATGCCCAAATTAAGTAGGAAAtgcactgtaaacagttttagAGATTTAataaggaaacacacacacaaagagataAAGCAATGAATTTCTCTGAACTCTGCTTGATCAGAACTGACAACACTGGCCAAACATTTTTGTATCCAGACAAAGGTCACAGATTACTGGTTTCCACATGTATTTTTGGTTGTGTACCACAGTATAATAGAACCCCATGAATAATGCTTGCAATGTATGTGTGCATGCCATTTGTCTTGCCCACTTTGTATTAATAGTCaacttttctgtctgtctggttTGAACCACAGTGTTTCCTGTTTCAACTTTAGTTTGAAGACAGAAGCAACGCTTCCTTGTTCAatgaaaaattataattatttatatgttttccTATAAGCTAAATGTAACTTTGTTGCTGGGTAGAACTGAGTGATGTATGATGTCATATTGACTATATTACCCCATGCAAGATCTGAACTCATTGAGACATTCTGCGAGAGCAACTCCCCTGCATGCTTGAATTAAAGGATCAATCTTTACACTGACATCTTGTCATGAATTCCTTAATTGTCTCTTcacacatcatatatatatatatatatatatatatatatatatatatatatatatatatatataaagcatttccctgtattttgtaataatactattttttttcttgaggattttaaataaatgttaagcaTAAAATGGACACGTATGTTCAAATATAATAGTAAGGAAAATCACTTTTATCTCACGGTGAGAGCAAGCAACTTGACCTTAAACTTAAATTTAACCTCCTTAACCTCATTCAGAAGATATCTATATCCTTCATGTCATGCCTTTATAGCCATGTTATTacactttatatatacacttataCATGTTAGCAGTTCCTTACAGCCATTGTCAATGCACTAGTGAGTGAAGTGCCATTTCTCACCATGCCATTCAGTAGTgaagaatgtggaaaataaaatgtcccTCAATCCAACTATCATAACTCTACTACTCTAATATTACAGTTTGCAACATACCGACACCACCCAAAGAACAAGGAAAGTCAACCAGGCTCATTAAGGTTAGTTAATAAGGACTCAGTCTTCAGACACGCAGAAAAGGGTACAGTTCAAGACTGCCTAACATTCAGATTGCCATGCTATCATAAATGCACAGAAACTGCACTGAGGAGGGTATCAGCAAACTACACACTCTGAGGAATGTTCTAATGAAGTTTAGGAAATGAAACCATCATTGCAAACTAGAAGGCTAACCGTTTCCATTTCTGTCTGCATACCGAAGTCACACAAGAAAAGGTTATCTCTTGAAAATATGCTGGGGAGGTGTATTTTTAGACCTCTTCTCAAAAGCAGAAGTGCTAGGAGTGAAAAAACATGTTGCCTAGATAATGGTGGAGGTGTCTAAGTTTTGGGTCAACTGCAGTAAACCAAACTCTGCTATTATCATTAATATATTTCTTACCTTATCCAGGTCAAcctacaattattacattaaatttAAACACCAATTTATTACACCAATTTAAAcagctgtatttgtattttgttctggagcaatctaggtgcagtgccttgctcaagggtacagcagcagtgtcccccacctgggactgaacccataACCCTCCACT includes these proteins:
- the spata13 gene encoding spermatogenesis-associated protein 13 isoform X7; protein product: MVARREMKRFWSLESLQIDGAVNTGALVDDNGSEEDYSFDEMAEGSPRYLQPGGEQLAVNELIADGTVVYAEALWDHVSMGEQELAFKAGDVIHVLDANNKEWWWGRIEDKQAWFPSSFVRLRVNQEDCVAESAESTLDDTDPSCKEPRHKSSEHKDQMRTNVIKEIMNTERVYIKHLKDICEGYIRQCRKHTGMFNDIQLRTIFGNIEDIYRFQRKFLKDLEKQYNKEEPHRSEIGSCFLLHQEGFSIYSEYCNNHPSACTELSHLMKHSKYRHFFEACRLLQQMIDIAIDGFLLTPVQKICKYPLQLAELLKYTTVEHSDYQNITAAYEAMKNVACLINERKRRLESIDKIAHWQVCILTWEGEDVLCRSSELIHSGELTKITRQGKTRQRAFFLFDHQLIFCKKDLLRRDMLYYKGRIDMDHTELIDTEDGKDRDFNITVKNAFKLRDKPSDEVYMFSAKKLEDKQRWLLAFANERKRVQEDEEMGMEISENQKKQAMLNAKKSRQGKLKSLSYSGCPVPPPHQALHPMHQRHVTVPTSVPQQQVFSLAEPKRKPSPFWHSFSRLAPFKK
- the spata13 gene encoding spermatogenesis-associated protein 13 isoform X6, yielding MALVYCLLFQCLCGKPLPVTEQEGAAEEKWRSSQSAEDEKVDVQSVIERARYWGRDRPRPRPVSDYSQLIERSCSIPEDDVPLPSESEPESRPTMAQIAWSRKRRPISVIGGVELFPPTSDGTMDFHHEQPQRPPIPSHQVPPYRGVSARFRPCVLSQSTPIGLDRLGRRRQMRLSSNGAVNTGALVDDNGSEEDYSFDEMAEGSPRYLQPGGEQLAVNELIADGTVVYAEALWDHVSMGEQELAFKAGDVIHVLDANNKEWWWGRIEDKQAWFPSSFVRLRVNQEDCVAESAESTLDDTDPSCKEPRHKSSEHKDQMRTNVIKEIMNTERVYIKHLKDICEGYIRQCRKHTGMFNDIQLRTIFGNIEDIYRFQRKFLKDLEKQYNKEEPHRSEIGSCFLLHQEGFSIYSEYCNNHPSACTELSHLMKHSKYRHFFEACRLLQQMIDIAIDGFLLTPVQKICKYPLQLAELLKYTTVEHSDYQNITAAYEAMKNVACLINERKRRLESIDKIAHWQVCILTWEGEDVLCRSSELIHSGELTKITRQGKTRQRAFFLFDHQLIFCKKDLLRRDMLYYKGRIDMDHTELIDTEDGKDRDFNITVKNAFKLRDKPSDEVYMFSAKKLEDKQRWLLAFANERKRVQEDEEMGMEISENQKKQAMLNAKKSRQGKLKSLSYSGCPVPPPHQALHPMHQRHVTVPTSVPQQQVFSLAEPKRKPSPFWHSFSRLAPFKK